CGGGGATAGCTGAATTCATTCATTCAGTGAGCCTAACAGGCAAATATTAAGCAGCCAGACGCTTACGGCCTTTAGCACGACGACGGTTGATTACCGCACGGCCGCTTTTAGTAGCCATACGTGCACGGAAGCCGTGAGTACGAGCGCGCTTAAGATTGCTAGGTTGAAAAGTTCTTTTCATGGTTTCAGTCCTACTTACATACAGTGTGGTGG
The DNA window shown above is from Aliamphritea ceti and carries:
- the rpmH gene encoding 50S ribosomal protein L34; this translates as MKRTFQPSNLKRARTHGFRARMATKSGRAVINRRRAKGRKRLAA